From one Geoalkalibacter halelectricus genomic stretch:
- a CDS encoding UDP-glucose dehydrogenase family protein, which produces MNLTVVGTGYVGLVTGACFAEMGNTVYCVDVDGEKIARLKQGIIPIYEPGLERIVQSNFKEGRLRFTTSLAEAMADSNVYFIAVGTPPGEDGSADLRYVLGVADEIGRHLGDYAVVVNKSTVPVGTADKVRQAIEDQLAQRGVAHPFDVVSNPEFLKEGAAVDDFMRPDRIIIGSDSERAGEVMRLLYADFSRNHDKIMVMGVRDAEMTKYTANAMLATKISFMNEIANLCDKLGVDVEKVRLGIGSDSRIGYSFIYPGCGYGGSCFPKDVSALIHMAEQNQLFPLVLQSVHQRNMFQKLLMGEKITTRFGQDLSGKTFALWGLAFKPGTDDLREAPSIVLMHQLIGCGAKVQAYDPIAMDAARRELPRAWFENGSLTLAEHQYDALKGADALALVTEWKPFRHPDFGAMKRLMKSPIIFDGRNQYDPTRMETEGFEYFGIGRGKKLAGPGPACG; this is translated from the coding sequence TTGCCGAGATGGGCAACACCGTTTATTGCGTTGATGTCGACGGCGAGAAAATCGCGCGCCTCAAGCAGGGCATCATTCCCATCTACGAGCCCGGGCTCGAGCGCATCGTACAGAGCAATTTCAAGGAAGGGCGGCTGCGTTTCACCACCTCGCTGGCCGAGGCCATGGCCGACAGCAACGTCTATTTCATCGCCGTTGGCACGCCCCCGGGCGAGGACGGTTCCGCGGATCTGCGTTACGTGCTGGGGGTTGCCGATGAAATCGGCCGGCACCTGGGCGACTACGCGGTGGTGGTGAACAAGTCGACGGTGCCGGTCGGAACCGCCGACAAGGTGCGCCAAGCCATTGAGGACCAACTGGCCCAGCGCGGCGTCGCGCACCCCTTCGATGTGGTCAGCAATCCGGAATTTCTCAAGGAAGGCGCGGCGGTGGATGATTTCATGCGCCCCGACCGCATCATCATCGGCTCCGACAGTGAGCGCGCCGGCGAAGTCATGCGCCTGCTCTACGCGGATTTCTCGCGCAATCACGACAAAATCATGGTCATGGGCGTGCGCGACGCCGAAATGACCAAATACACCGCCAACGCCATGCTCGCCACCAAGATCTCGTTCATGAACGAGATCGCCAACCTGTGCGATAAGCTCGGTGTGGACGTGGAGAAGGTGCGTCTGGGCATCGGCTCCGATTCGCGCATCGGGTATTCCTTCATTTATCCCGGCTGCGGCTACGGCGGCTCCTGCTTTCCCAAGGACGTCAGTGCCCTGATCCACATGGCCGAGCAGAACCAGCTCTTTCCCCTGGTGCTGCAGTCGGTGCATCAGCGCAACATGTTTCAGAAATTGCTGATGGGCGAGAAGATCACCACCCGCTTCGGCCAGGATCTTTCCGGCAAGACCTTTGCCCTCTGGGGGCTGGCCTTCAAGCCGGGGACCGATGATCTGCGCGAGGCGCCTTCCATCGTGCTGATGCATCAGCTCATCGGGTGCGGCGCCAAGGTGCAGGCCTACGATCCCATCGCCATGGACGCAGCCCGGCGGGAATTGCCTCGGGCCTGGTTCGAAAACGGCAGCCTGACCCTGGCCGAGCACCAGTACGACGCCCTCAAGGGCGCCGACGCCTTGGCCCTGGTCACCGAGTGGAAACCTTTCCGCCATCCGGATTTCGGCGCCATGAAGCGGCTGATGAAAAGCCCGATCATTTTCGATGGTCGCAACCAGTACGACCCGACCCGCATGGAGACCGAGGGCTTTGAGTATTTCGGCATCGGCCGGGGCAAAAAGCTCGCGGGTCCGGGCCCCGCGTGCGGTTAA
- a CDS encoding nucleotide pyrophosphohydrolase has translation MSQSPVDDRTTLQELKNRVAAFVAERDWQQFHTPKNLSMSIAIEAAELMEHFQWLTVEASRNLAPEALADIGEELADIVIYSLSLANTLNLDLAQTVEAKMTKNIRKYPADKVKGKAHKYTWYEKGEE, from the coding sequence ATGAGCCAGTCGCCCGTCGATGATCGCACGACCCTGCAGGAACTCAAGAACCGCGTCGCGGCCTTTGTCGCCGAGCGCGACTGGCAGCAGTTTCACACCCCGAAAAACCTCAGCATGTCCATCGCCATCGAGGCGGCTGAACTCATGGAGCACTTTCAGTGGTTGACCGTGGAAGCCTCGCGCAACCTGGCCCCCGAGGCTTTGGCGGACATCGGCGAGGAACTCGCCGATATCGTCATCTATTCCCTGTCGTTGGCCAACACCCTCAATTTGGATCTGGCCCAAACCGTCGAGGCGAAGATGACGAAAAACATCCGCAAATACCCCGCCGACAAAGTCAAGGGCAAGGCCCACAAATACACCTGGTACGAAAAAGGCGAGGAATGA
- a CDS encoding helix-turn-helix transcriptional regulator — translation MGKPAKKYSQAARLHDVIRILEARYGASVDELAEECQVNRRTIYRDLRAIAEAGYPLVRDETESGPLYRFVTGFKNVPPIIFSLEELLTLYFCREQLGFLQGTPFQDDLDAIFGRIRSSLPPRSVAHLERIASAAAPRFQGVRNYQDKKALLTDLRRALLYQYRCRICYAPARRAAQTYEFDPYLLIFYQNSLYLGGYAHNRKSLRLFLVDRVQRVEVLNERFEVPEDFRAEDLTGQAFGLIDDAPLDLDLRFGPEVAHFIRERRWHPQQVLDEESDGGVRLRFTAAGRAEILAWVYSFIPHVEILGPADLRAEFEQGLRQALEKTNSSL, via the coding sequence ATGGGCAAACCGGCAAAAAAATACAGCCAGGCGGCGCGCCTGCACGATGTCATCCGCATTCTCGAAGCACGCTATGGGGCAAGCGTCGATGAACTGGCCGAGGAGTGTCAGGTCAACCGGCGCACCATTTACCGTGATCTGCGTGCCATCGCCGAGGCCGGCTATCCCCTGGTTCGGGACGAGACCGAGAGCGGCCCGCTGTATCGTTTTGTGACCGGCTTTAAAAATGTGCCGCCCATCATCTTTTCCCTTGAGGAATTGCTCACCCTGTATTTTTGCCGCGAGCAGCTCGGTTTTCTGCAAGGCACGCCCTTTCAGGATGATCTCGACGCAATTTTTGGCCGCATCCGCTCGTCCCTGCCGCCACGCAGCGTCGCCCATCTCGAGCGCATCGCCTCGGCGGCGGCGCCACGTTTTCAAGGGGTGCGCAATTATCAGGATAAAAAAGCGCTTCTCACCGATCTGCGCCGAGCCTTGTTGTACCAGTACCGCTGCCGCATTTGTTATGCACCGGCGCGCCGAGCCGCCCAAACCTACGAGTTTGATCCCTATCTGCTGATTTTTTATCAGAATTCCCTGTATCTCGGCGGCTATGCCCACAATCGCAAGAGCTTGCGCCTGTTTCTCGTGGATCGCGTGCAGCGGGTCGAGGTGCTGAATGAGCGTTTCGAGGTGCCGGAGGATTTTCGTGCCGAGGATCTGACCGGGCAAGCTTTCGGGCTGATCGACGATGCGCCTCTGGATCTTGATCTGCGCTTTGGTCCCGAGGTGGCGCATTTTATCCGCGAACGCCGCTGGCATCCTCAGCAGGTGCTCGACGAGGAGAGCGACGGCGGGGTGCGCCTGCGCTTTACCGCCGCGGGGCGCGCCGAGATTCTCGCCTGGGTGTACTCCTTTATTCCCCACGTCGAAATTCTTGGCCCCGCGGACCTGCGCGCGGAATTTGAGCAGGGTCTGCGCCAGGCGCTGGAAAAGACCAATTCGTCTTTGTGA
- a CDS encoding Maf family protein — translation MSTEKHTPPARDIVLASTSPYRLQLLRQLGFPFQVAAPLSKESIDQQVAPELQVKFLASQKALSLGAKYPDALIIGADQLFMDARGRILGKPGNFEQAEEQLRQMSGKSHVFYTGICVYDSNGGQCLTDYTTYRVTLRSLTRDQIHRYVRRENPVDCAGSFKIEGLGIALMEKMQGEDYTSLIGLPLIRLTGMLEHFGVQIL, via the coding sequence ATGTCGACTGAAAAACACACACCACCGGCCCGCGACATCGTGCTCGCTTCGACCAGCCCCTATCGGCTGCAACTGCTGCGTCAGCTGGGCTTTCCCTTTCAGGTGGCGGCGCCGCTCTCTAAGGAGAGTATCGATCAGCAGGTGGCTCCCGAGCTGCAGGTCAAGTTCCTGGCCTCGCAAAAGGCTCTGAGTCTGGGCGCCAAGTATCCCGATGCCTTGATCATCGGCGCCGACCAACTGTTCATGGATGCCCGCGGGCGGATTCTCGGCAAGCCGGGCAATTTTGAGCAAGCCGAGGAGCAGTTGCGGCAGATGTCCGGCAAATCCCATGTTTTCTATACCGGAATCTGCGTCTATGACAGCAACGGCGGGCAATGCCTGACCGATTACACCACCTACCGCGTGACCCTGCGCAGCTTGACGCGCGACCAGATCCACCGCTACGTGCGCCGGGAAAATCCCGTCGACTGCGCCGGCTCCTTTAAAATCGAGGGGTTGGGAATCGCCCTGATGGAGAAGATGCAGGGCGAGGACTACACCTCCCTGATCGGTTTGCCGCTCATTCGGCTGACCGGCATGCTTGAACACTTCGGCGTGCAGATCCTCTGA
- the dnaE gene encoding DNA polymerase III subunit alpha, whose protein sequence is MSDIPFVHLHLHSQYSLLDGAIKIGDLVKRARDLGMPALAVTDHGNMFGAVEFYLAAKANDVKPIFGCEVYVATASRFDKGNARTSSDASHHLVLLAENFEGYRNLCRLVSAGYREGFYYKPRVDWALLKECNRGLIALTACLGGEIPTLIEQGKMDDARRRCVEMAEIFDQERFFLELQENFIPEQTRVNRGLKELARDLNLPLVATNDCHYLTREQAHAHEVLLCIQTGKTMDDPSRMRFPNDEFYVKTPQEMAALFEDVPEAISNTVRIAERCQVDLDLKTYHFPQYEKPADKTLEEVLREDSRRGLDERLAEIRKIRPISAEDEKVYRERLEVELDCINSMGFPGYFLIVADFINWAKERDIPVGPGRGSAAGSLVAYAIRITDIDPIPYNLLFERFLNPERVSMPDIDVDFCIRGREDVIDYVRQKYGAPNVAQIITFGTMAAKGAIRDVGRAMGLPYGEVDKIAKLVPGVLNITLGEALKQEPKLRDLIEKDAKVKQLFNIALALEGLTRHASTHAAGVVVTPNDLTEYLPLYVDPKAGGQVTQFSMNYVEKIGLVKFDFLGLKTLTVIDNAVRLIRAGKDPAFDLNLIGDDDPKTYELLSRGETTGVFQLESSGMKELLIKLKPSCFEDIIAVCALYRPGPLGSGMVDDFILRKHGKKKITYDFPQLEPILKDTYGVIVYQEQVMLIAQVLANYSLGGADLLRRAMGKKKAEEMAKERQKFLAGARDNNLDEKKAGAVFDLMEMFAAYGFNKSHSAAYALVAYHTAYLKAHYPVEFMAALLTEDMENTDKVVKNIAEVRSMGIEVLPPDINASERSFTVHENAIRFGLGAVKGVGSAALEIITEVRGEAPFSSLHDFCERVNLQKVNKKVIEALIKCGAFDSLGGRRAQYMEALEDAMEAGQRVQRERAMGQESLFGMEEIVSAGGNGHGQLPDLEEWPDKVLLSFEKEALGFFITGHPLARYRDTIKRFATCDASSLGDRADKEEVKVCGIVSAVKELTTKKGDRMAFATLEDLSGLVELVLFPEVYQAGADLIKGEEPILVSGSLDVGEETCKLMVSEVIALRDVQERQTKKVHFRLSSPGLDEEHLRGLKSIIKQFPGRCGSFIHVVVPNECEAVVGLPDILNVAASDELMEATEKLFGYQVVTFE, encoded by the coding sequence ATGAGCGACATCCCCTTCGTTCACTTGCATCTGCACTCCCAATACAGCCTGCTTGACGGTGCCATCAAGATCGGCGACCTGGTCAAGCGCGCGCGCGATTTGGGGATGCCGGCTCTGGCCGTCACCGACCACGGCAACATGTTCGGCGCCGTCGAGTTCTACCTTGCGGCCAAGGCCAACGACGTCAAGCCCATTTTCGGCTGCGAGGTCTATGTCGCCACGGCCTCGCGTTTCGACAAGGGCAATGCCCGCACCTCATCCGATGCCTCCCATCACCTGGTGCTGCTGGCGGAAAATTTTGAGGGTTATCGCAACCTGTGCCGCCTGGTGTCCGCCGGCTACCGGGAAGGTTTTTATTACAAGCCGCGTGTCGACTGGGCCCTGCTCAAAGAGTGCAACCGCGGCCTGATCGCCCTGACCGCCTGCCTGGGCGGAGAAATCCCCACGCTCATCGAGCAGGGCAAGATGGACGACGCCCGGCGTCGCTGCGTCGAGATGGCCGAGATATTCGACCAGGAGCGGTTTTTTCTGGAGTTGCAGGAGAACTTCATCCCCGAGCAGACCCGGGTCAACCGTGGGCTCAAGGAACTTGCCCGGGATCTGAATCTGCCCCTGGTGGCGACCAACGATTGCCATTATCTCACCCGCGAACAGGCGCACGCCCACGAGGTCTTGCTGTGCATTCAGACCGGCAAGACCATGGACGATCCCAGCCGCATGCGCTTTCCCAACGACGAATTCTACGTCAAAACCCCCCAGGAAATGGCCGCGCTGTTCGAGGATGTGCCGGAGGCCATCAGCAATACGGTGCGTATCGCCGAGCGCTGCCAGGTCGATCTGGATCTCAAGACCTATCATTTTCCCCAGTATGAAAAGCCCGCCGATAAGACCCTTGAGGAGGTCTTACGCGAGGACTCCCGGCGCGGGCTGGATGAGCGCCTGGCGGAGATCCGCAAGATTCGCCCCATCAGCGCCGAGGATGAAAAGGTCTATCGCGAGCGTCTCGAGGTCGAACTCGACTGCATCAACTCCATGGGATTTCCGGGGTATTTCCTCATCGTGGCCGATTTCATCAATTGGGCCAAGGAGCGGGATATCCCCGTCGGTCCCGGGCGCGGCTCGGCGGCCGGATCGCTGGTCGCCTACGCCATTCGCATCACCGACATCGACCCCATCCCCTACAATCTGCTCTTCGAGCGCTTTCTCAACCCCGAGCGCGTATCCATGCCCGATATCGATGTCGACTTCTGCATCCGCGGGCGTGAGGACGTCATCGATTACGTGCGCCAGAAATACGGCGCACCCAACGTGGCGCAGATCATCACTTTCGGCACCATGGCTGCCAAGGGCGCCATCCGTGACGTGGGGCGCGCCATGGGCCTGCCCTACGGCGAGGTGGACAAGATCGCCAAGCTCGTGCCGGGGGTGCTCAATATCACCCTCGGCGAGGCGCTCAAGCAAGAGCCCAAGCTGCGCGATCTGATCGAGAAGGACGCCAAGGTCAAGCAACTCTTCAACATCGCCCTGGCCCTGGAGGGATTGACGCGCCACGCCTCGACCCACGCCGCCGGCGTGGTGGTCACGCCCAACGACCTCACCGAATACCTGCCCCTGTACGTCGATCCCAAGGCCGGCGGTCAGGTGACCCAGTTCTCCATGAATTACGTGGAGAAAATCGGGCTGGTGAAGTTCGACTTTTTGGGTCTCAAGACCCTGACCGTCATCGATAACGCGGTGCGCCTGATTCGCGCCGGCAAGGACCCGGCTTTCGATCTCAACCTCATCGGCGACGACGACCCCAAGACCTATGAATTGCTCTCGCGCGGCGAGACCACGGGCGTGTTTCAGCTCGAATCCTCGGGGATGAAGGAACTGCTGATCAAGCTCAAGCCATCCTGTTTCGAGGACATCATCGCGGTATGCGCCCTCTATCGTCCCGGGCCCCTGGGCTCGGGCATGGTCGACGACTTCATTCTGCGCAAGCACGGCAAGAAGAAGATCACCTACGACTTTCCGCAGCTCGAGCCGATCCTCAAGGACACCTACGGCGTCATCGTCTACCAGGAACAGGTCATGCTCATCGCTCAGGTGCTGGCCAACTACAGCCTGGGCGGCGCCGATTTGCTGCGGCGCGCCATGGGCAAGAAAAAAGCCGAGGAAATGGCCAAGGAGCGGCAGAAGTTTCTCGCCGGCGCCCGCGACAACAACCTCGACGAGAAGAAAGCCGGCGCGGTGTTCGATCTGATGGAGATGTTCGCCGCCTACGGTTTCAACAAGTCGCACTCGGCCGCCTATGCCCTGGTGGCCTACCACACCGCCTACCTCAAGGCCCACTATCCGGTGGAGTTCATGGCCGCGCTGCTCACCGAGGACATGGAGAACACCGACAAGGTGGTGAAAAACATCGCCGAGGTGCGCTCCATGGGCATCGAGGTGCTGCCTCCCGACATCAACGCCTCGGAACGCAGCTTCACCGTGCACGAAAACGCCATCCGCTTCGGCCTGGGGGCCGTCAAGGGCGTGGGCTCGGCGGCCCTGGAGATCATCACCGAGGTGCGCGGCGAGGCGCCGTTCAGCTCCCTGCACGATTTCTGCGAACGCGTCAACCTGCAGAAGGTCAACAAAAAGGTGATCGAGGCCCTGATCAAGTGCGGTGCCTTTGACTCCCTCGGTGGCCGCCGGGCGCAGTATATGGAAGCGCTGGAAGATGCCATGGAGGCGGGCCAGCGGGTGCAGCGCGAACGCGCCATGGGGCAGGAATCGCTCTTCGGCATGGAAGAGATCGTCAGTGCCGGGGGCAATGGCCACGGCCAACTGCCCGATCTCGAGGAATGGCCGGACAAGGTTTTGCTCAGCTTCGAGAAGGAAGCCCTGGGATTTTTCATCACCGGCCATCCCCTGGCGCGCTACCGCGACACCATCAAGCGTTTTGCCACCTGCGACGCATCCTCTCTGGGCGATCGCGCCGACAAGGAAGAGGTCAAGGTGTGCGGCATCGTTTCGGCGGTCAAGGAGCTGACCACCAAGAAGGGTGACCGCATGGCCTTTGCCACCCTGGAGGATCTCAGCGGGTTGGTGGAGCTGGTGCTGTTCCCCGAGGTCTATCAGGCCGGCGCGGATTTGATCAAAGGCGAGGAGCCGATTTTGGTCAGCGGCTCCCTCGACGTGGGCGAGGAAACCTGTAAGCTGATGGTAAGCGAGGTCATCGCCCTGCGCGACGTGCAGGAGCGCCAGACCAAGAAGGTGCATTTTCGCCTGAGTTCACCGGGACTCGACGAAGAGCATCTGCGAGGGCTCAAAAGCATTATCAAGCAGTTTCCCGGTCGCTGCGGCTCCTTTATCCACGTGGTCGTGCCCAACGAGTGCGAGGCGGTGGTCGGGCTGCCCGACATACTCAATGTCGCCGCCAGCGATGAATTGATGGAGGCCACGGAAAAACTCTTCGGCTACCAGGTCGTCACCTTCGAGTGA
- the accA gene encoding acetyl-CoA carboxylase carboxyl transferase subunit alpha, with amino-acid sequence MQFYLDFEKPIVDLERKIKELREFSTENVDFSSDIKKLEKKAAKLRDDIFSNLNRWQRTQLARHTNRPYTLDYVNNIFTEWFEVHGDRNFRDDPALVCGFARLDGEPCAVIGHQKGRDTKEKVYRNFGMPNPEGYRKALRVMKMAEQFGLPIFCFVDTPGAFPGIGAEERGQAEAIARNLREMAALTVPVIVTVTGEGGSGGALAVAVGNRVLMMEYSVYAVISPEGCAAILWSDGTKGPMAAEALKLTAADIASLGCVIDEVIGEPVGGAHTDPVGAAAQVKKALKKHLAELRELSGEELVEQRYQKFRAMTVVGE; translated from the coding sequence ATGCAATTTTACCTCGATTTCGAAAAGCCGATCGTTGATTTGGAGCGCAAGATCAAGGAATTGCGCGAGTTTTCCACCGAGAACGTGGACTTTTCCAGCGACATCAAGAAGTTGGAGAAAAAAGCCGCCAAGCTGCGCGACGATATTTTCTCCAATCTCAACCGTTGGCAGCGGACTCAACTGGCGCGTCACACCAACCGTCCTTACACCCTCGATTACGTGAACAACATCTTCACCGAATGGTTCGAGGTCCATGGCGACCGCAATTTCCGTGACGACCCGGCGCTGGTCTGCGGCTTCGCCCGCCTCGATGGCGAACCCTGCGCGGTGATCGGCCACCAGAAAGGCCGCGACACCAAGGAAAAAGTCTATCGCAATTTCGGCATGCCCAACCCCGAGGGCTACCGCAAGGCCCTGCGCGTGATGAAGATGGCCGAGCAGTTCGGACTGCCGATTTTTTGCTTCGTCGACACGCCCGGCGCGTTTCCGGGCATTGGCGCCGAGGAGCGCGGCCAGGCCGAGGCCATCGCGCGCAACCTGCGCGAAATGGCGGCCCTGACCGTGCCGGTCATCGTGACGGTGACCGGTGAAGGCGGCTCGGGGGGCGCCCTGGCCGTCGCCGTGGGCAACCGCGTGCTGATGATGGAGTATTCGGTTTATGCCGTGATCTCGCCGGAAGGCTGCGCGGCCATCCTGTGGAGCGACGGCACCAAGGGGCCAATGGCCGCCGAGGCGCTGAAGCTGACCGCGGCCGACATCGCCTCCCTGGGCTGCGTCATCGATGAGGTGATCGGCGAACCCGTCGGTGGCGCCCATACCGATCCCGTCGGCGCGGCGGCCCAGGTCAAAAAAGCTCTCAAGAAGCACCTGGCCGAGCTGCGCGAGTTGTCCGGCGAGGAATTGGTGGAGCAACGCTACCAGAAATTCCGCGCCATGACCGTGGTGGGCGAATGA
- a CDS encoding septal ring lytic transglycosylase RlpA family protein, whose translation MPFPLNVAPRLFLALLMVAVLSACAAPPPSRTPVSPAPAPASRAPAAEVPVGTEGTSQPRELRGWERPYEVFGERYYPLLSHEGFVEEGRASWYGEDFHGKKTSNGEIYDMYAMTAAHKTLPLGIYVKVTNLDNGREITLRLNDRGPFVAGRIIDLSYTAAKELDVVRPGTAPVRVEALGYRRVDASGQVVFTQPQSWEVGSYSVQLGAFTVRENAQRLADQMRRQEGHSSIQQGYVSGQLFYRVRAGNYPTLAAADAAKERFEAQGYRGSFVIASE comes from the coding sequence ATGCCGTTCCCGCTGAATGTTGCGCCACGGTTGTTTCTCGCTCTGCTGATGGTTGCGGTGTTGAGCGCCTGTGCCGCACCGCCGCCCTCGCGCACCCCGGTTTCTCCCGCGCCGGCTCCAGCTTCCCGGGCACCCGCCGCGGAGGTCCCCGTTGGGACCGAGGGCACCTCGCAGCCTCGGGAATTGCGCGGCTGGGAGCGCCCCTACGAGGTGTTCGGCGAGCGCTACTACCCGCTGCTCAGCCATGAAGGGTTTGTCGAGGAAGGGCGCGCGAGTTGGTATGGGGAGGATTTTCACGGCAAAAAAACCAGCAACGGCGAAATCTACGATATGTACGCCATGACCGCGGCGCACAAGACCCTGCCCCTGGGTATCTACGTCAAGGTGACCAACCTCGACAACGGCCGCGAAATCACCTTGCGCCTCAATGACCGGGGGCCCTTCGTGGCGGGGCGCATCATCGATTTATCCTACACGGCCGCGAAAGAACTCGACGTGGTCAGGCCGGGTACCGCGCCGGTTCGCGTGGAAGCCCTGGGTTACCGCAGGGTGGATGCCTCCGGCCAGGTCGTCTTTACCCAGCCGCAGAGTTGGGAAGTCGGCAGCTATTCGGTGCAGCTCGGCGCCTTCACCGTGCGGGAAAACGCCCAGCGCCTGGCCGATCAGATGCGGCGCCAGGAAGGCCATTCGAGCATTCAGCAGGGCTATGTGAGCGGGCAGTTGTTTTACCGCGTGCGGGCAGGAAACTACCCGACCCTGGCGGCCGCCGATGCAGCCAAGGAGCGCTTCGAGGCGCAAGGGTATCGCGGCAGCTTCGTCATCGCCTCCGAATAA